In Acyrthosiphon pisum isolate AL4f unplaced genomic scaffold, pea_aphid_22Mar2018_4r6ur Scaffold_67;HRSCAF=410, whole genome shotgun sequence, a genomic segment contains:
- the LOC115033016 gene encoding uncharacterized protein LOC115033016, with product MFLENAESSNSRHSILNSPIGKIVVEDNDRNFSYSHSNNKNNKLKFSSAKRTIFDTIETDEIFNQENSESSNTRHSILYSPIGKIVVGDNDQNFCYSHSKSVSNVKNSNTPMFYSAKTNNTADKLMPNCDFQTFVINALSKMKYDISGINSKTNATHILLNSFVTNSGNSSIQEQLNNNQIGQTSEYYNLFPIQTEEDLQTAESRILDKNIRSNLVLQLSLLVGIKDVGDSVRRLMIKMFSDEVLTLYSLLGFKKKKNFSKLGCYTLLIGKFNALRVHSKFKDVINKDFDKPLATWIAHASFRLKSNKA from the exons atgtttttagAAAATGCTGAGTCTTCAAATTCAAGACATTCCATTTTGAACTCTCCTATTGGAAAAATAGTTGTTGAAGATAATGACCGGAACTTTTCTTATTcacattcaaataataaaaacaataaacttaaGTTTTCTTCTGCAAAAAGGACCATATTTGATACAATTGAAACTGATGAGATATTTAACCAAG AAAACTCTGAGTCTTCAAATACAAGACATTCCATATTGTACTCTCCTATTGGAAAAATAGTTGTGGGAGATAATGACCAGAACTTTTGTTATTCACATTCAAAATCAGTATCAAATGTTAAAAACAGTAATACACCTATGTTTTATTCTgcaaaaactaataatactgCAGACAAATTGATGCCCAAttgtg attttcaaacaTTTGTGATAAATGCACtatcaaaaatgaaatatgacATTTCTGGCATTAATTCAAAGACAAACGCTACACATATTCTTTTAAATTCTTTTGTAACAAATTCTGGGAATTCCAGTATTCAAGAACAGCTGAACAATAATCAAATAGGCCAAACTTcagaatattacaatttatttcccATTCAAACTGAAGAAGATCTTCAGACTGCAGAGAGTAGAATTCttgataagaatataagatcTAATTtg gTACTTCAATTGTCATTGTTAGTTGGTATTAAAGATGTTGGAGATAGCGTTCGtagattaatgattaaaatgttcTCAGATGAAGTCCTAACTTTATACTCCTTATTaggattcaaaaaaaaaaagaatttttccAAACTCGGATGCTATACTTTATTGATAGGTAAGTTTA atGCGTTACGAgtacattcaaaatttaaagatGTTATCAACAAGGATTTTGATAAACCTCTTGCTACATGGATAGCGCATGCATCATTtcgattaaaatcaaataaagcTTAa